The genomic DNA CTAATCACTTGATGTATATGACTTCTGCTGTATTTTTCTATAATATACCAACCGTAATAATAACTAGTTACATGAATTCTCTCTCATGTCTTTTTTCAGGGTAATTCCTTCCAAATAGATCCAGTTTGGAAGACTGTGTAAATGAGTGTGACATTTGGGTACCCTCCTCATCACTGCCCTCCTGATAGTCTTGGACTGCATAAAAGAGCGATGATAGCTAATGCATCTGTGGTCCCATAAAAGGAGAAGCAAAGTTCACGTGATCCACTCTCCTTATCCCCCAAGAGGAAGAAACATACCTCCTTGTCACCCATGGTCATCTGTGAAATCCAATGAGAAGACAAAAGTAAGTATATGTGATGGATTTGGGAACCTACGGGAAAGGGCTCTTCAACTCCATGTCCTCATTACTGGAGCAGAACTCAGAGGAGAAGAGGCTGCTCGTTGTCGCCCCCTCAGTGTAGTGGGTAGGACTTAGACATTGCAAGTTCCCTGCTCATAATTCATGTATATAACGAATATGATAATCATGATTTCATTAAATTCTTTCCCTTAAGCTGTAATAAATCAGGCACCAAGTTCTACCATTTCTAACTTATAAGTAATTCTGAAatctcttcttttccattgatttcCTCTATCTTAGTTCAGGTGATTTATGCTTTAATGAAATCAAGTGATTTCATTATGATGTAATGACTGTATTATTGCTATACTTTACTAAAAGATTTTGCTGTCTCCTGTGCTTAAGAACATTGGGGAGGTGGGACCTGGGATTTGATTAGGCCAAGTCTGTTGGATTCTACTTTGTTTTAAATTGAATTTGTATGGATGGGGATAAATTCATATTTTCCTACAAAGTAGGATGAATATTTACATAGCTGGCTTAGTTAAacttcactaattatcagaggaaATTATGCAATTTCTTAACTACAGAGGCTAATCAATTTAATTGTCATCATTGCACCCATATCCATATTAAaatccaaaattaaaagaaaatcagtatAATTTTGACTAACTTTGAACCTCTTCTAAAAATTTATCtgtgtctcttttttttcttggaggTATTACAGAAAGATCAGGCTAGATAACTTGAAAAGGCCAATAGTTACATCTCTTTAGGATTTTGATTAATGTGTGGAAGGAATATGACTAATATCCCATGGATCACTATTCAAATAACTTAGTCTTATACAGATGGACCTTAGTAATGAATGAAATACATGTGATTAGAGCTCAAAGCCAATGAATCCAGATTGGAGTTGtttgggaggaggagggagagtttGTGGAGGCATCCTTACTACCGGTGGGGTAGTGGGATTTAGCACTTTGGAAGTGTGACATCAAAAGACGTGTTAATAGAGGTAATAGTTACCATCTAGGAAAATGAAATCTCATTTTATAGTAAAGTGGTCTCTTGATAAAAAAAAGTAGCTTGAACTAGTCCAGTTGCAATAATGCAATAATGGGCAGAGTGTAAGAGGTGCTGATGCACTTATGGGAAAGACCTATGGGAAAGATTTTGGAAAGACCATttctattttggatgtcagtTTCAACCATCTGCTCACATTCAGCAGTATTAATTGGAGCTGAGGCTTTAGAGGAGCATGTTCCCAGCAGGGAGCTCCTGCATTATGATGCTTACTACCAGATGTGATAACCGCTTTCACACACTGGCTTTAAAGCATGGATATTTTGCAATGAAACTTATTTGTAAACAGTGTGACTTGGAAAGCATTTGGCTGTCCTTGCACAGTTGCAGCTTAATGGGCTATCTAGAACCCAAAACCTAGGTATCTGATAGGAATATTTTTCTAGAATCTGGAGCAGTGAGTGGACCTGGCAAGATCTGTCCACAGTAAAGCATCTAGGATTATGACTACAAATTTACACTGATAAGGAGGTAAGAATTGAGAAATTTTGTCACTAGCAACTAGTAAAGCCTAATATTTGTATCTTCATTCAAtaccttccttttcctcttcatttttcatttcctgctttaaatggaattataaaaaaaaattgtggctAACTTCCTGTGtgattgaaaggaagaaaaatgtgaagTCAAAAGTAAGACCATCTTTATCAGAACAGAAGGGAAAATTTAGTCAGACCCTGGGATGGTAATCAGAGAAATGAATTCATCCTTCACTGTTGAAACATACAGCTGAGAGAGAGTAAAATTGGGTCTCAAAGGCCAAATGAGGACTTACCTTTACTGTGGCAGATTTTCAGAATTTTCAAAATGTGGAAGGAGATAGCTCAAGACCAAGAGCAGACATGGAGCCCCATCTAGAAGCCACAGAGCTTCCACCTGACGTTGGCATCTACCATCTCCAGACAGAAGTAATCCTCCCCAATGCTCTCTTGAAGGCTCCCATTACCTCCTTATTTCTCAGACTATAGATAAGAGGGTTCAGTACTGGAGTAATGATAATATAAAATACAGAGAGGACATTGTCCTGTTGGGGACTATGGTAGGAACTGGGCTGGATGTACATGAACATGGCAGCTCCATAGTACATTCCTACCACAGTCAGGTGTGAGGAGCATGTGATGAGGGCTTTCTGCCTCCTCTCACCCGAGGACATGTGGAGCACAGCAACTAGGACAAACGTATAGGAGGCAAGGATAGCAGCAAAGGTAGGCATAAGAAAGAGCACAACCATCACATACACCATGAGCTCATATCTGGAGGTATCTGCACAGGCCAACTTCAGCAGAGGTGGGATCTCACAGAGCAGGTGCCTGATTTCTCGGGACATGCAGAAAGGAAAGTGCATAGTATATGAGGTGTGTATCACAGAGTTCAGGAAAGCCAGCATCCAAGATGTGGCCACCATGAGCCAGCAGACCCTTGGCCTCATGAGGACCATGTAGTTCAGAGGATGACAAATGGCCACGTATCTGTCATAGGCCATGAATGTCAGTAGCAGGTCTTCTGCACCTCCCACAGTGAGAATGGCCAACATCTGAAAGGCACAGCCCCCAAAGGAGATGGTGCTCTCCCCACGCAGATAATCCACTAGCATTTTGGGAGTAACTAGAGATGCAAACATCAAGTCCATGAGAGAAAGCTGGCTGAGTAGGAGGTACATGGGCACATGGAGGCGGGTGTCCATTGTGATCACCAGGAGCAGCAGGCCATTGCTGGTCAGAGCTAACATGTATAGGACTGCAATTGTGACCCAGAGCAGCTTAGGAGACCCACTGTTCTTGAGAATCCCCACCAAGATGAAGCCACTTCCCAGGGTGGAGTTCCAGAGCTCCATTCTGTGGTTTCTTTAGTCACCTGAAATTACACAAAATCTAGGTAAGGTAGTTATCATGTGGTCACTGGCGACTTGCTGGCTTTAGAATGTTATAGCCCTAGGCCGGCAGGAACTATTTGCTCAGTTTATCATACCACATTATAATTTTCATTCATGAATTAATTCATCAAATATGTATTGATCACCTATCGTGAAAAGCGCACATTTCCTCCTCTGATAATTTCCTT from Manis pentadactyla isolate mManPen7 chromosome 9, mManPen7.hap1, whole genome shotgun sequence includes the following:
- the LOC118914892 gene encoding olfactory receptor 2AG1-like; the encoded protein is MELWNSTLGSGFILVGILKNSGSPKLLWVTIAVLYMLALTSNGLLLLVITMDTRLHVPMYLLLSQLSLMDLMFASLVTPKMLVDYLRGESTISFGGCAFQMLAILTVGGAEDLLLTFMAYDRYVAICHPLNYMVLMRPRVCWLMVATSWMLAFLNSVIHTSYTMHFPFCMSREIRHLLCEIPPLLKLACADTSRYELMVYVMVVLFLMPTFAAILASYTFVLVAVLHMSSGERRQKALITCSSHLTVVGMYYGAAMFMYIQPSSYHSPQQDNVLSVFYIIITPVLNPLIYSLRNKEVMGAFKRALGRITSVWRW